DNA sequence from the Marinilongibacter aquaticus genome:
AAATACTGTCCGTTGGGCAGTGGATTGAGCTTATGCGAAAATTTTTGATAGCCACTCACGGGCAATTGGCCTCGGGGCTGAAATCGGCACTTGATCTCATTATTGGCGAGCAAGAGGGTGTATTCACATTGAATGCCTATGCCAACGGGAACGAATCGATCGGGAAAGCACTCGACGAGCTTCTGCTGAATGTACAAGAGGGGGAAGAACTTCTGGTTTTCACCGACATAATGGCCGGAAGCATTACCAATCAGGTAATACAGCGAACCGCTCATTTGCCCCATGTTCATACCGTTTCGGGTGTGAATTTGGCCTTACTTATTGAGCTGGTACTCAGCGACCAAGCTGAGCCGATAGTGGATACCATTGAACGGGCCGTAGAGCAGGCAAAAAAGCAAGTGGTGTACGTAGAT
Encoded proteins:
- a CDS encoding PTS sugar transporter subunit IIA, with protein sequence MRKFLIATHGQLASGLKSALDLIIGEQEGVFTLNAYANGNESIGKALDELLLNVQEGEELLVFTDIMAGSITNQVIQRTAHLPHVHTVSGVNLALLIELVLSDQAEPIVDTIERAVEQAKKQVVYVDKMINKEEDND